The genome window GGATCGGCGGCTCATGCACCATGCTGGTTCCCAGAGACAAGCGCTGCCGCCAGCCGGTGGCGAGGGTCTTGGCGAGACGGTCGCGCACCGGGCCGAGTTCGAGGCGCTCGAGGATGCTGTCGATCCGTGCCCTTGCTTCTCTGCGGCGGACCCCATACAGGCCCGCGTAAAACTCCATGTTCTCGGTCACCGTCAGATCGTCATAGAGAGAGAAGAACTGGGGCATGTAGCCGATGTTTGCGCGGACGCGCTCGGGGTTGTGGGCCACGTCAATCCCGGCGACGCGCGCACGGCCGGAGCTGGGCAAGAGCAGCCCGCAGAGAATGCGAATAGTGGTGGACTTGCCGGAACCGTTGGGGCCGAGAAATCCAAAGACCTGACCCTCGGCAACCTGGAAGCTCACGTCGTCCACAGCGACGAAGCTGCCGAACTTGCGGGTCAGGTTCTCAACCTCGACTGCGAACGAGATGTCAGGTCGTCCTTTCTGCCCCGGCCAACTTTCCGTGTCTCTCGGCGACCATGGTCATGAAGACATCTTCCAGCGATGGCTCGGTCTCTTGGATGCGACGGCAGTCGACCTGTGCATCCGCCAGGGCCTTGCGGATTGGCTGCGCGTCGGCGCCCGGGCGCATGAGCACGTGGAGACGATCACCGAAGACCTCGACCCCTGCGACTTCCGGGCAGGCTTTGAGCGCCTCGCGCGCGGTGCGTTGTGGGATGCATGAGACCTCGTAGATGGCGCCCTGAATCGCCTCCCGCAAAGCGGCAGGAGTATCTGCAGCGATCACCACTCCCTCATACATGAGGGCGACGCGGTTGCAGCGCGAGGCCTCGTCCATATACGGGGTGCTGATGAGCATGGCGACCCCCTGGCGCGGGAGGTCATAAAGAATCTTCCAGAAATCTCGGCGCGAAACGGGATCGACGCCTGTGGTGGGCTCGTCCAGGAGCACGACTTCGGGCCGATGGATGAGGGTGCACAGGAGAGAGAGCTTCTGGCGCATGCCACCGGAGAGTCGCCCCGCTTGACGTGCCCGGAATGGCTTCATGTAGGTGATCTCCAGCAATTCCTCGCGCCGCTCCTCCCAGGTCCCGCGTGGAACCCCGTACAGGTCGGCGAAGTAGCGGATGTTCTCGTCCACAGTGAGGTCCCGGTGGAGGCTGAAGCGCTGGGGCAGGTAGCCGATGCGCTGCTTGACTGCCTCGGGTTGGCGCAGGACGTCATGTCCAGCCACCTGCGCGGAGCCGGACTCGGGGCGCAGGATGCCGCAGAGGATGCGCATGGTCGTGGTCTTCCCGGCGCCGTCGGGACCGAGCAGGCCCACGATTTCGCCGGTGCTCACCGTCAAGTCCACACCAGCGCAGGCGACGACTTCGCCGAAGTTCTTGCGCAGCCCCTTCGCGGCGATGGCCAGAGCGGAGCTCACGGGGCTACCTGTCCTTCGGCACTGGCTGCGAACTCCACATCGGCGGGCATTCCGGGTTTCAGCAGCCCGTCCTGGTTATCAACGGCAACTTCCACTGCAAAAACCGTCCGAGCGCGCTCTTCCTGGGTCTGCACGTATTTCGGCGTGAACTCTGCTTCGGTAGCGATGTGCCGGACCGTTCCGGGGAATCTGACGTCGGGCATTCCGTCCACAAGGACTGAGGCGGGCTGCCCCAGGCGGATGCGGGGCAGCAGAGGCTCCGGCACGTAGACGGTGACCCAGGTCTCGCTGAAGTCCACCAGGCTTACCAGTGACGACCCGGGCTTCACTACTTCCCCCGGGCGGACGTACACCTCACTGATCGTCCCGGCGCGCGGGGCGGCGACGGTGAACTTCTCCAGGTTCGCTTTGGCCGCAATGAGGGCCGCTTGAGCCTGCGCGAGCTGAGCTTGCGCAGCTTCGGCTTCCTGCTTTCGGATGTCTACCTGCCGCTGGTTCTCGCGGGCAAGGAGCAGGGATGCCTGGGCCTCGCCCACCTGCCCACGTGCGGTCTCGATGGCGCCCTGTCGTGATCCGGCGCGGACGAGGCTGAGTTGAGCGAGGGCTGATTCGTAGCTGGCCCGGGTCTGTCGCACAAGGGCGCGGGCCTGGTCGATGTCCTCCTGCCGAGGGCCCTTACGGGCGAGGGTCAGGGCCTCGGACGCGCTGCGTTGCCGAGCCAGCGCCTGATCCAGCTGGGCCCGGGCCGCCTGAACCTGGTCCGGCCTGGGGCCTGCGCGCACCAGGGAGAGCGCCTGTTCGGCTGCGGCGAGGTCGGCGTCTGCCGCCTCGTATGCAGCGGTGGCGCGGTCCAGTTCCTGCTGGGACATGGCGCCCTGAGCGACCATGGAGACCACGCGGTCGTAGTCCTTCCGCGCCTTCTCCCGGGCGGTGCGGGCCTTTTGCACCTGGGCGCGGGCTTGCTCGATCTCTTGGTCCCGGGCACCGGCCTCAATATCGGCGAGCTGCGCCCTGGCGCGGTCAACGTCCGCAGATGCTGCCTCGTAGGATGCCTCGGCCTGGCGAATCTCCTCAGGGCGCAGGCCGGCTTCCAATTGCCGAAGTCGGGCTTCTGCTGCTTCCATAGCTGCACGGGCCTGGCTGGAATTGGCTTTCGCAGCGGCGATCTCCTGGGGACGTGAACCGGACTGCACGTCTCTGGAGCGTGCCCGGGCGGTGCTCACACCTGCTGCCGCTCTTCTCACGTCGCCCGATGCGATGCCCTGCTGAAGCTGCAGCGCGGCCATCGCGCGATCAAGATTGGCCCGGGCTGCTTCCACTGCCGCCTCTGCGCGGGCCACCTCGGCAGCACTCGCCTCGCCAGCAACAGTGGCTATGAGGTCATCCTTGTCCACACGGTCGCCCTCGCGCACTTCGCAGACCAGGACGGTCCCCGGTACTTCGCTGGCGATCTCGATGGTGCGAGCCTCCACGATTCCGCTGGCGCGTATGGGGCCGTTTTCGTCGGCACGCAGGTTCCGAGTAGCGCGGACAATCAGCGTGCCGGCCCCGGCGAGCACCAGCATGGCCAGAATGACACGCAGCGGCACCGGGATGGGCCTGATGGGCGCGCGGTCACTCATCCGCCGACACCAGCCTTCCAAGACCTTGGATGCCCGACAGGAGAATGGTCGCGAGTTCCTCCGCGGTGACCCGTAACGCAGCGGCCTGGCTCGGGGCGATGGTGGGCCACAGGACCCCCCAGAAGATGACCTGCGCCTGGAAAGTGCGGGCGGCGAGGCGCAGTTGTCGCGGGTCGGTCATTCCGGGGGCCAGACGCTCCGTGAGTTCCGCGATGAAGCTGTCCAGTTGGGCGACGATCTGATCTTCCAGGCGCGACGCAAGTTCGGGGTCAAAAAGCGCTTCGCTGATGAGGACTTTCACGAGATCGCGATGGTCTCGAAGGAAGCCGAGGCGCTCTTCGATCACCGCCACCAGCGCATCATGCGGGTTGAGACCATCGATGGTCTTGAGATACTCGCGGGCAAGCCCCATGCCGTGCTCGAGGAAAGCAGTGAGTATGTCGCGCTTGCCCGGGAAGTAGAGGTAGAGGGTGCCGGGCGAGAGGTCTGCTTCGGCAGCAATGTCCTTTACGGTGGTGGCGTGATAGCCCTTGCGCGCGAAAGCCCGCGCGGCAGCCTGGATTATCTGGCAGCGGCG of Armatimonadota bacterium contains these proteins:
- a CDS encoding ABC transporter ATP-binding protein produces the protein MSSALAIAAKGLRKNFGEVVACAGVDLTVSTGEIVGLLGPDGAGKTTTMRILCGILRPESGSAQVAGHDVLRQPEAVKQRIGYLPQRFSLHRDLTVDENIRYFADLYGVPRGTWEERREELLEITYMKPFRARQAGRLSGGMRQKLSLLCTLIHRPEVVLLDEPTTGVDPVSRRDFWKILYDLPRQGVAMLISTPYMDEASRCNRVALMYEGVVIAADTPAALREAIQGAIYEVSCIPQRTAREALKACPEVAGVEVFGDRLHVLMRPGADAQPIRKALADAQVDCRRIQETEPSLEDVFMTMVAERHGKLAGAERTT
- a CDS encoding efflux RND transporter periplasmic adaptor subunit, with translation MSDRAPIRPIPVPLRVILAMLVLAGAGTLIVRATRNLRADENGPIRASGIVEARTIEIASEVPGTVLVCEVREGDRVDKDDLIATVAGEASAAEVARAEAAVEAARANLDRAMAALQLQQGIASGDVRRAAAGVSTARARSRDVQSGSRPQEIAAAKANSSQARAAMEAAEARLRQLEAGLRPEEIRQAEASYEAASADVDRARAQLADIEAGARDQEIEQARAQVQKARTAREKARKDYDRVVSMVAQGAMSQQELDRATAAYEAADADLAAAEQALSLVRAGPRPDQVQAARAQLDQALARQRSASEALTLARKGPRQEDIDQARALVRQTRASYESALAQLSLVRAGSRQGAIETARGQVGEAQASLLLARENQRQVDIRKQEAEAAQAQLAQAQAALIAAKANLEKFTVAAPRAGTISEVYVRPGEVVKPGSSLVSLVDFSETWVTVYVPEPLLPRIRLGQPASVLVDGMPDVRFPGTVRHIATEAEFTPKYVQTQEERARTVFAVEVAVDNQDGLLKPGMPADVEFAASAEGQVAP
- a CDS encoding TetR/AcrR family transcriptional regulator; this encodes MPPAADSLRDQTPVAEFDRRCQIIQAAARAFARKGYHATTVKDIAAEADLSPGTLYLYFPGKRDILTAFLEHGMGLAREYLKTIDGLNPHDALVAVIEERLGFLRDHRDLVKVLISEALFDPELASRLEDQIVAQLDSFIAELTERLAPGMTDPRQLRLAARTFQAQVIFWGVLWPTIAPSQAAALRVTAEELATILLSGIQGLGRLVSADE